In a single window of the Blastopirellula retiformator genome:
- the smpB gene encoding SsrA-binding protein SmpB, which yields MAKKKDSKEDDKKKLERPIGENRKARHDYEIIDTLECGIQLVGSEVKSLRDGKLSLSESFARVLRGEVFLVNCEIPEYSNTSMFLNHEPKRPRKLLLHKTEIAKFAGKSEDRGLSLVPLKMYFKQGRVKVLLGVGRGRKQHDKRDKLKSQDAKRDMARAMRNRG from the coding sequence ATGGCGAAAAAAAAAGACTCCAAAGAAGACGACAAGAAGAAGCTGGAACGCCCGATCGGCGAAAACCGGAAGGCCCGGCACGATTACGAAATCATCGACACGCTGGAGTGTGGCATCCAACTGGTCGGCAGCGAGGTAAAAAGCCTCCGCGACGGCAAGCTCTCGCTCAGCGAGTCGTTTGCCCGCGTGCTGCGCGGCGAGGTCTTTCTGGTCAATTGCGAGATCCCCGAATACAGCAATACCAGCATGTTCCTCAACCACGAGCCCAAGCGTCCTCGCAAGCTGCTGCTGCACAAAACGGAAATCGCCAAGTTCGCCGGCAAGAGCGAAGACCGCGGCCTCAGCCTGGTCCCGCTCAAAATGTATTTCAAACAAGGCCGCGTCAAAGTCCTCCTTGGCGTCGGTCGCGGTCGCAAACAACATGACAAGCGTGACAAGCTGAAATCGCAAGACGCCAAACGAGACATGGCCCGGGCGATGCGCAATCGGGGGTAA
- a CDS encoding lipoyl(octanoyl) transferase LipB has protein sequence MSSRIENNYESTGVDFHYLGTIDFDLCLALQRRLVYEAGGRDDGRITVLLCQHTSMITVGRAGSRQHIRLTQDELETLRWQVRWVGRGGGCVLHGPGQLAIYPIVPLRSRNWTVGEYLERLQQAMVATAVAHGVPAYARPGRYGIWGKSGLLAAVGAAVQNWITSHGAFLNIHASGDAQSFVEANPPELAAPGDSPIMGSLLSETDQPVRIETVARVAARRLADSFDCVDRRWHEGHPLLFEISEHQRERLARVG, from the coding sequence GTGTCTTCTCGTATCGAAAACAACTACGAATCGACAGGCGTCGACTTCCACTACCTGGGAACGATCGACTTCGACTTGTGCCTGGCATTACAGCGCCGTCTGGTTTACGAAGCCGGGGGCCGCGATGACGGACGGATTACCGTCCTGCTGTGCCAACATACGAGTATGATCACTGTCGGCCGAGCAGGTTCGCGGCAACATATTCGCCTGACGCAGGACGAGCTCGAAACGCTGCGATGGCAGGTTCGCTGGGTCGGACGGGGGGGCGGTTGCGTACTGCATGGCCCTGGCCAACTTGCGATTTATCCCATTGTACCGCTGAGAAGCCGCAATTGGACCGTCGGCGAATATTTAGAGCGACTGCAGCAAGCGATGGTCGCCACCGCAGTAGCACACGGCGTGCCGGCGTACGCTCGACCTGGTCGCTACGGCATATGGGGAAAAAGCGGCCTCTTAGCGGCGGTTGGCGCCGCCGTGCAGAACTGGATCACCAGTCACGGGGCCTTCCTCAACATCCACGCCAGCGGCGACGCTCAGTCGTTTGTCGAGGCCAACCCGCCCGAATTGGCGGCGCCAGGCGATTCGCCCATTATGGGGAGCCTGCTGTCAGAAACGGATCAACCAGTTAGAATTGAGACTGTGGCCCGAGTCGCAGCGCGACGGCTGGCTGACTCCTTCGACTGCGTCGACCGACGCTGGCACGAGGGGCATCCTTTGCTATTTGAAATCTCCGAGCATCAACGTGAGCGACTCGCACGAGTTGGTTAA
- the lipA gene encoding lipoyl synthase: MSDSHELVNLPVVELPVIDAPGNHPKQRLPKWLKRNVPKGNANHFTQSLLEELQLETVCDSAKCPNRMECYSQKTATFMILGNVCTRACSFCSVPRGKPEELSGDEPERLAEAAYRLGLKHVVITSVTRDDLPDGGADHYIRCIAAVRERTGATVEVLTPDFIHCRDALDRIIVEASPDVFNHNTETVPRLYKRVRGVTSDYAWTLGLLKRVKELNPKVKTKSGLMLGLGETHDEVFAVLEDLLAHDVDFLTLGQYLQPDEKRYLKVERYVTPEEFEMFGRKSKEMGFKQVASGPFVRSSYHARDMAEAY, from the coding sequence GTGAGCGACTCGCACGAGTTGGTTAACCTACCGGTCGTCGAATTGCCGGTCATCGACGCACCAGGCAACCATCCCAAACAACGTCTGCCGAAGTGGCTGAAGCGAAACGTCCCCAAGGGGAACGCCAATCACTTTACGCAGAGTCTCCTGGAAGAACTGCAGCTGGAAACGGTCTGCGACAGCGCTAAATGTCCGAACCGGATGGAGTGCTACTCGCAGAAGACCGCCACTTTCATGATTTTGGGGAATGTCTGCACCCGGGCCTGCAGCTTCTGCTCGGTCCCCCGCGGCAAGCCGGAAGAACTGTCTGGGGACGAGCCGGAACGCTTGGCCGAAGCCGCCTATCGCTTGGGACTGAAGCACGTGGTCATCACGTCGGTCACCCGCGACGACCTGCCCGACGGCGGCGCCGATCACTACATCCGCTGTATCGCTGCGGTGCGAGAGCGAACCGGCGCCACGGTCGAAGTGCTGACGCCGGACTTCATTCACTGCCGCGACGCGCTGGACCGGATCATCGTCGAAGCCTCGCCGGACGTCTTCAATCACAACACCGAAACGGTTCCGCGGCTCTACAAGCGAGTTCGCGGCGTCACGTCGGACTATGCCTGGACGCTGGGCCTGTTGAAGCGGGTCAAAGAGCTGAATCCCAAGGTCAAAACCAAAAGCGGTTTGATGCTGGGCCTGGGCGAGACGCATGACGAGGTCTTTGCGGTGCTCGAAGATCTGTTAGCGCACGACGTCGACTTCCTGACGCTTGGTCAATACCTGCAGCCTGACGAAAAGCGTTACTTGAAGGTAGAGCGTTACGTGACGCCGGAAGAGTTCGAGATGTTCGGCCGCAAGTCAAAAGAGATGGGCTTCAAGCAGGTCGCCAGCGGCCCGTTCGTTCGCTCTAGCTACCATGCCCGCGATATGGCGGAAGCCTACTAA
- a CDS encoding zinc ribbon domain-containing protein YjdM: MSKLPNCPECASEYTYEDRDLLVCPSCGHEWTKAAAEEAAAAAIIRDANGNELQDGDTVTVAKDLKVKGSSLVVKVGTKVKNIRLVDGDHDIDCKIDGIGAMQLKSEFVKKA, translated from the coding sequence ATGAGCAAACTACCCAACTGTCCCGAGTGCGCTTCGGAATATACCTACGAAGACCGCGATCTGCTGGTCTGCCCCAGCTGCGGGCACGAATGGACCAAAGCGGCTGCTGAAGAAGCGGCCGCCGCCGCGATCATTCGCGACGCCAACGGCAACGAGCTGCAAGACGGCGACACCGTGACGGTCGCGAAAGACCTGAAGGTGAAAGGCTCGTCGCTGGTGGTCAAAGTTGGCACCAAGGTGAAGAACATCCGCCTAGTCGACGGAGATCACGACATCGACTGCAAGATCGACGGCATCGGCGCGATGCAGTTGAAGTCGGAGTTTGTGAAGAAGGCGTAG